The proteins below are encoded in one region of Tessaracoccus aquimaris:
- a CDS encoding cysteine desulfurase family protein, producing MVSAVEHPAVAGAQERGAEVLPVDRDGIVDVGAAVAAIDESVALVSVMWVNNETGAVQPVEKVRRAAVRCGAWMHSDAVQALGHVPVDFHASSLDLMTLSAHKIGGPVGVGALLAGRAIVPAAVGLGGGQERGVRSGTNSVALAAAFARAASLAVQELDGERDRLTVLRDRVAAAALAVGGRLNSLPDGAPHIVNATFDGIRADDLLFLLDQRGVHASVGSACRAGVHQPSEVLLAMGRSVDEASQSLRFSLGRTTTEADIARLEEVLPLAVEQGRSAFGA from the coding sequence CTGGTCTCGGCCGTCGAACACCCAGCGGTGGCCGGGGCGCAGGAGCGGGGCGCTGAGGTGCTGCCCGTCGACCGCGACGGGATCGTCGACGTGGGCGCCGCCGTCGCCGCGATCGACGAGTCGGTTGCCCTGGTGTCGGTGATGTGGGTCAACAACGAGACCGGCGCCGTCCAACCGGTCGAGAAGGTGCGCCGGGCTGCGGTCCGCTGCGGCGCTTGGATGCACAGCGACGCGGTGCAGGCACTCGGACACGTGCCCGTCGACTTCCACGCCAGTTCGCTCGACCTGATGACGCTGTCCGCGCACAAGATCGGCGGCCCCGTCGGCGTCGGGGCGCTGCTCGCCGGGCGTGCGATCGTGCCCGCCGCCGTCGGGCTCGGCGGAGGTCAGGAGAGGGGCGTTCGCTCCGGCACCAACTCCGTCGCGCTGGCCGCGGCCTTCGCGCGGGCCGCGAGCCTCGCCGTCCAGGAACTCGACGGCGAACGGGACCGGCTCACCGTGCTGCGGGACCGCGTCGCTGCCGCCGCGCTCGCCGTCGGAGGTCGGCTCAACTCGCTTCCAGACGGTGCCCCGCACATCGTCAACGCCACCTTCGACGGGATCAGGGCGGACGACCTGCTGTTCCTCCTCGACCAACGCGGGGTGCACGCCTCCGTCGGCTCCGCCTGCCGCGCGGGAGTGCATCAGCCGAGCGAGGTGCTGCTCGCCATGGGGCGCAGCGTCGACGAGGCGAGCCAGTCGCTGCGCTTCTCGCTCGGACGCACCACCACCGAGGCCGACATCGCCCGGCTGGAGGAGGTCCTGCCGCTCGCCGTCGAGCAGGGTCGTTCCGCCTTCGGCGCGTAG
- a CDS encoding phosphotransferase: MSDADLTATLWDLALGQRWFSGRAGRPVDVELGDWAQAPEPGRPGLRPAFLNVDFEDGHRERYLIPLLYSDGEAPIDACDDAGILLDLLREDAPGFERLLPIPEGLPARRYTGEQSNTSIFYGDRLLAKVFRRIEPGSNVDVELHRELRGSGVVAELYGSWHVDGTDLAVFLESLPDPTDGYVLACEYAAAGRDFTAHAAALGAALATVHRVLAERLGTGTRPGSGLAADFRTRFDGIAAEHPEAREFLPRASAVFDQVADEQIVVQRVHGDCHLGQVLLTGGRWIYVDFEGEPLKSLAERREPDSPLRDVAGMLRSFGYAEAAGSAGADWLAETRNAFLTGYGIDPGRPDPLLSAYEADKAGYEVAYEARYRPNSSAYR; the protein is encoded by the coding sequence ATGAGCGACGCCGACCTGACAGCGACGCTGTGGGACCTTGCGCTCGGGCAGCGTTGGTTCTCCGGAAGAGCAGGCCGTCCGGTCGACGTGGAACTGGGCGACTGGGCCCAGGCGCCCGAGCCAGGCAGGCCGGGGCTGCGGCCCGCGTTCCTCAACGTCGACTTCGAGGACGGCCACCGGGAGCGCTACCTGATCCCGCTGCTGTACAGCGACGGCGAGGCACCGATCGACGCGTGCGACGACGCCGGGATCCTGCTCGATCTGCTGCGCGAGGACGCCCCAGGCTTCGAGCGGTTGCTTCCGATCCCCGAGGGGCTTCCCGCGCGTCGCTATACCGGTGAGCAGTCGAACACCAGCATCTTCTACGGCGACCGACTGCTCGCAAAGGTGTTCCGACGCATCGAGCCGGGCAGCAACGTCGACGTCGAACTGCACCGCGAACTACGCGGCAGCGGCGTGGTCGCCGAGTTGTACGGCTCCTGGCACGTCGACGGAACCGACCTCGCCGTCTTCCTGGAGTCACTTCCCGACCCGACGGACGGGTACGTGCTCGCCTGCGAGTACGCGGCCGCGGGCCGCGACTTCACCGCCCACGCCGCCGCGCTCGGGGCTGCCCTCGCGACGGTGCACAGGGTGCTCGCGGAGCGACTCGGGACAGGGACCCGACCCGGCTCGGGGCTGGCCGCCGACTTCCGGACCCGTTTCGACGGGATCGCGGCGGAGCACCCGGAGGCACGGGAGTTCCTGCCGCGGGCGAGCGCCGTGTTCGACCAGGTCGCCGACGAGCAGATCGTCGTGCAGCGCGTGCATGGCGACTGCCACCTTGGGCAGGTGCTGCTGACCGGCGGGCGGTGGATCTACGTCGACTTCGAGGGCGAGCCACTCAAGAGCCTCGCCGAGCGCCGCGAGCCCGACTCGCCGCTGCGGGACGTGGCAGGAATGCTGCGCTCCTTCGGGTACGCGGAGGCCGCGGGCTCCGCGGGCGCCGACTGGCTGGCCGAGACGCGCAATGCGTTCCTGACAGGCTACGGGATCGACCCGGGTCGCCCCGACCCGCTGCTGTCGGCGTATGAGGCGGACAAGGCCGGCTACGAGGTCGCCTACGAGGCTCGCTACCGCCCCAACTCATCCGCGTACCGCTAG
- a CDS encoding NUDIX hydrolase → MTEFQVHVDVNGSTGNLRWDEQRVDVDTLQRAVSLAADDVLVGRGLRRLQVEIPEWDTAARTALHRAGFRLEGRLRSSLEREPGDYRDSLIYARLAVDPVYGVPGHSGVLNSILPTKRVIAHALMRDEAGRVLLLETTYKSDWELPGGVAEVGEPPRAAAEREIREEIGLEVRLGQPLLADWMPPYLGWSDAVEFIFDAGVVDAATVATLAPSDREIKALHWVAPAMVTDHVTELSARRIALMLEGRQGYTEAGYLDAT, encoded by the coding sequence GTGACGGAGTTCCAGGTTCACGTCGACGTCAACGGCTCCACCGGCAATCTGCGCTGGGACGAGCAGCGCGTCGACGTGGACACCCTGCAGCGGGCGGTCTCGCTTGCCGCCGACGACGTGCTGGTGGGTCGCGGGCTGAGGAGGCTGCAGGTCGAGATCCCGGAGTGGGACACGGCCGCGCGCACGGCGCTGCACCGGGCCGGTTTCCGGTTGGAGGGGCGGCTCCGCTCGTCGCTCGAGCGTGAGCCGGGCGACTACCGCGACTCGCTGATCTACGCCAGGCTGGCGGTCGATCCGGTGTACGGGGTGCCCGGCCACTCGGGCGTGCTGAACTCGATCCTGCCCACCAAGCGGGTGATCGCGCACGCCCTGATGCGCGACGAGGCGGGCCGGGTGCTGCTGCTGGAGACGACCTACAAGTCGGACTGGGAGTTGCCGGGTGGGGTCGCCGAGGTCGGCGAGCCGCCCCGGGCCGCGGCCGAGCGGGAGATCCGCGAGGAGATCGGCCTGGAGGTGCGGCTGGGTCAGCCGCTTCTCGCGGACTGGATGCCGCCGTACCTGGGGTGGTCCGACGCCGTCGAGTTCATCTTCGACGCTGGCGTCGTCGACGCTGCGACCGTCGCGACGCTCGCCCCCTCGGACCGGGAGATCAAGGCCCTTCACTGGGTCGCGCCCGCGATGGTCACCGACCACGTGACGGAACTGTCCGCGCGCAGGATCGCCCTGATGCTGGAGGGCAGGCAGGGCTACACGGAGGCCGGCTACCTCGACGCGACGTGA
- a CDS encoding alpha-amylase family glycosyl hydrolase gives MQQRSDLALPTSTYRLQLNEGFTFDDAVAQVPYLADLGVTHIFCSPILQAAPGSMHGYDVVDHTRISADCGGEAGFRRLADAAHAAGLGIVVDVVPNHMAVPTPIWKNAALWDVLRNGAASAYAAWFDVDLSSSRAVLMPVLGRRIGDELADGNIRVERRDVGGTRSRWSPTSTTSSRSGPAPRTFRSTNCWSGSGTGWPTGRSPTRSSTTDASSTSTPWRRCASRMTTCSTPPTNCCSSCSARG, from the coding sequence GTGCAGCAACGATCAGATCTCGCCCTGCCCACGTCGACCTACCGGCTTCAGCTCAACGAGGGATTCACCTTCGACGATGCGGTCGCCCAGGTCCCCTACCTGGCCGACCTCGGCGTCACGCACATCTTCTGCTCCCCCATCCTGCAGGCCGCGCCCGGCTCGATGCACGGCTATGACGTCGTCGACCACACGCGCATCTCGGCCGACTGCGGCGGTGAGGCCGGGTTCCGACGGCTCGCCGACGCCGCGCACGCGGCAGGGCTCGGCATCGTCGTCGACGTGGTGCCCAACCACATGGCCGTGCCCACCCCGATCTGGAAGAACGCCGCCCTGTGGGACGTGCTGCGCAACGGCGCCGCCTCCGCGTACGCCGCCTGGTTCGACGTCGACCTCAGCTCCTCCCGGGCCGTCCTGATGCCGGTGCTCGGCCGCCGGATCGGCGACGAACTGGCCGACGGCAACATCCGCGTCGAGAGGCGAGACGTCGGGGGCACGAGGAGCCGGTGGTCGCCTACTTCGACCACGTCTTCCCGATCAGGCCCGGCACCGAGGACCTTTCGATCGACGAACTGCTGGAGCGGCAGTGGTACCGGCTGGCCTACTGGAAGGTCGCCAACGAGGAGCTCAACTACCGACGCTTCTTCGACGTCGACACCCTGGCGGCGCTGCGCGTCGAGGATGACGACGTGTTCGACGCCACCCACAAACTGCTGCTCGAGTTGTTCCGCGAGGGGCTGA
- the treZ gene encoding malto-oligosyltrehalose trehalohydrolase: MTAGSVWAPSAGSLSLRLGDGSDLAMLPEPEGWYRPERALLPGERYGFIVDGDGPFPDPRSLSLPDGVHGLSRVVDPAIFGRATNWPGRQVLGGVLYEMHVGTFTAEGTLDAAVARLDDLVALGVDAVELLPLAAFAGERGWGYDGVAPWSVHEGYGGQEALVRFVDAAHARGLGVILDVVHNHLGPEGAYVSRFGRYFSPRHQTPWGDGINLDDDGSAQVRDYLIGSARHFLVDVGVDGLRLDAVHALADDSPTHFLAELSLRKAEWEAETGRAMTLIAESDLNRPSMVMPVGTEPEARGMDAQWADDVHHALHAFFGREQSGYYVDFGDAHALAKALTRVFIHDGGFSRFRGQDWGAPVDPDSPYYDGHSFVVFLQDHDQVGNRAVGDRFAQHAGADDQAAAAALYLLSAFTPMLFMGEEWAASAPFPFFSHLGPDLGPLVTAGRAREFAAMGWDAATPDPQAGATFDSAKLDWAERADPGHARMLAWYQKLIGLRRDHEDLRDPRLGAVRVDVIDPNTLAMRRGDFLVVATRSTSTVQIDERDEVVATWSEVARPTATELILSSPGATILRRS; the protein is encoded by the coding sequence GTGACGGCGGGGAGCGTCTGGGCGCCGTCCGCCGGATCGCTGTCGCTGCGACTCGGCGACGGAAGCGATCTCGCGATGCTGCCCGAACCCGAGGGCTGGTACCGGCCCGAGCGGGCGCTCCTGCCGGGCGAGCGCTACGGGTTCATCGTCGACGGCGATGGCCCGTTCCCCGACCCGCGTTCGCTCAGCCTGCCCGACGGCGTGCACGGCCTGAGCCGCGTCGTCGACCCCGCGATCTTCGGCAGGGCAACGAACTGGCCCGGTCGGCAGGTGCTTGGCGGCGTCCTGTACGAGATGCATGTCGGCACCTTCACGGCCGAGGGCACCCTCGACGCCGCGGTCGCCCGGCTCGACGACCTCGTCGCACTGGGGGTGGACGCCGTCGAACTGCTGCCGCTCGCCGCGTTCGCCGGCGAGCGCGGTTGGGGCTACGACGGGGTCGCGCCGTGGTCGGTGCACGAGGGCTATGGCGGCCAGGAGGCGCTGGTGCGCTTCGTCGACGCCGCGCACGCGAGGGGGCTCGGCGTGATCCTCGACGTCGTGCACAACCATCTCGGACCGGAGGGCGCCTATGTGTCCCGCTTCGGCCGCTACTTCAGCCCCCGGCACCAGACGCCGTGGGGCGACGGGATCAACCTCGACGACGACGGGTCGGCTCAGGTGCGCGACTACCTGATCGGCTCCGCGCGCCACTTCCTGGTCGACGTCGGGGTGGACGGGCTCCGCCTCGACGCGGTGCACGCGCTTGCCGACGACTCCCCCACGCACTTCTTGGCGGAGTTGTCGCTGCGCAAGGCAGAGTGGGAGGCCGAGACCGGCCGGGCCATGACGCTGATCGCCGAGTCCGACCTGAATCGGCCGAGCATGGTGATGCCGGTCGGCACCGAGCCAGAGGCGCGGGGGATGGACGCTCAGTGGGCCGACGACGTGCACCACGCGCTGCACGCGTTCTTCGGCAGGGAGCAGTCGGGCTACTACGTGGACTTCGGCGACGCGCATGCACTCGCGAAGGCCCTGACGAGGGTGTTCATCCATGACGGCGGATTCTCTCGGTTCCGCGGCCAGGACTGGGGCGCCCCGGTCGACCCGGACAGCCCGTACTACGACGGCCACTCGTTCGTGGTGTTCCTGCAGGACCACGATCAGGTCGGCAACCGCGCCGTCGGCGACCGGTTCGCGCAGCACGCCGGCGCGGATGACCAGGCGGCAGCGGCCGCCCTCTACCTGTTGTCGGCCTTCACGCCGATGCTGTTCATGGGCGAGGAGTGGGCTGCCAGCGCGCCGTTCCCGTTCTTCAGCCACCTCGGCCCGGACCTCGGGCCGCTGGTGACGGCCGGCCGGGCGCGCGAGTTCGCCGCGATGGGCTGGGACGCCGCCACCCCCGATCCGCAGGCAGGGGCGACCTTCGACTCGGCAAAGCTCGACTGGGCCGAGCGGGCAGATCCCGGGCATGCCCGGATGCTGGCCTGGTACCAGAAGCTGATCGGGCTGCGTCGCGACCACGAGGACCTGCGCGACCCGCGCCTGGGCGCCGTCCGCGTCGACGTCATCGACCCGAACACCCTGGCGATGCGGCGCGGCGACTTCCTGGTGGTCGCGACCCGCTCGACCTCGACGGTCCAGATCGACGAGCGCGACGAGGTCGTGGCCACGTGGAGCGAGGTCGCCCGGCCAACCGCGACCGAACTGATCCTCTCCTCCCCCGGCGCCACAATCCTCCGCCGCTCCTGA
- a CDS encoding tetratricopeptide repeat protein — protein MTSVTEADFQTLATQSMQYPVILEFFSQRDPAGQEVSTTLAGLVNAAGGRFLLGRIDVDAEPRFAQALGVQAVPTVVALIGGQMAPLFQGTMAADEISALLDQVAQLAVANGLTGRAQPVAGAAPEGDEAAGAPVNPRFDKADAALEAGDFAKAVEEFEALLKETPHDPEVLAGRAQAALLQRSASFDGAAIVADAAAKPDDIDAQFDAADLEVINGRYEEAFDRLLGLAADSTPEDRERIRLRILDLFEIAGRTEPVVLKARRRLATVLF, from the coding sequence GTGACGAGCGTCACGGAGGCGGACTTCCAGACCCTTGCGACCCAGTCGATGCAGTACCCGGTCATCCTCGAGTTCTTCTCGCAGCGGGACCCCGCAGGCCAGGAGGTGTCGACGACGCTCGCAGGCCTCGTCAACGCCGCCGGTGGCCGCTTCCTGCTGGGACGCATCGACGTCGACGCGGAGCCGAGGTTCGCGCAGGCGTTGGGCGTGCAGGCCGTGCCGACGGTGGTCGCACTGATCGGCGGCCAAATGGCCCCGCTGTTCCAGGGCACGATGGCCGCGGACGAGATCTCGGCGCTGCTGGATCAGGTGGCCCAGTTGGCCGTGGCGAACGGCCTGACGGGTCGGGCCCAGCCGGTCGCCGGGGCCGCGCCGGAGGGCGATGAGGCGGCCGGGGCCCCGGTGAACCCGCGGTTTGACAAGGCAGACGCTGCCCTGGAGGCTGGCGACTTCGCGAAGGCCGTCGAGGAGTTCGAGGCGCTCCTGAAGGAGACCCCGCACGACCCTGAGGTGCTGGCGGGTCGCGCCCAAGCCGCGCTGCTGCAGCGCTCGGCCAGCTTCGACGGGGCTGCCATCGTCGCCGATGCGGCGGCTAAGCCTGACGACATCGACGCCCAGTTCGATGCTGCCGACCTGGAGGTCATCAACGGCCGCTACGAGGAGGCGTTCGATCGCCTGCTTGGGTTGGCGGCTGACAGCACGCCCGAGGATCGCGAGCGGATCCGGCTTCGGATCCTCGACCTGTTCGAGATCGCAGGTCGCACCGAGCCTGTGGTGTTGAAGGCCCGTCGTCGCTTGGCGACCGTCCTGTTCTGA
- the pgm gene encoding phosphoglucomutase (alpha-D-glucose-1,6-bisphosphate-dependent) yields the protein MAHERAGQPAQESDLINVDEVIAAYYDLIPDPDNPDQQVVFGTSGHRGSSLDTAFNEAHIAATTQAIVEYRAAQGTTGPLFIGKDTHALSSPAWKTAIEVLHANGVEVLAEREDEYTPTPAVSRAIIRYNMDRRDGLADGIVVTPSHNPPRDGGFKYNPPNGGPADTDATKVIAARANELLGDFRSIKRHPYEQIAGEVTRYDYRTPYCSELTQVLNLDAIRNSGLRHGADPMGGASVQYWEFLAEQGLPIEVVNPVVDPTWRFMTLDTDGKIRMDCSSPNAMASLVRQRGAYSLATGNDADSDRHGIVTPDAGLMNPNAYLAVAINYLFANRPGWSPEAGVGKTLVSSSLIDKVAAKLGRRLVEVPVGFKWFVPGLTDGSIGFGGEESAGASFLTMAGTTWTTDKDGILLALLASEILAVTGTTPSQHYADLEAEFGRSYYARVDADANRDQKARLSKLSSEDVTVTELAGEPITAVLSHAPGNDAAIGGIKVTTDNAWFAARPSGTEDKYKIYAESLKSAEHLAEVQAAAKTLVDAALNA from the coding sequence ATGGCACACGAGCGCGCAGGGCAGCCTGCCCAAGAATCTGATCTGATCAACGTCGACGAGGTCATCGCGGCCTACTACGACCTGATTCCCGACCCGGACAACCCGGACCAGCAGGTCGTCTTCGGAACCTCCGGCCACCGCGGCTCGAGCCTCGACACCGCATTCAACGAGGCCCACATCGCCGCCACGACTCAGGCGATCGTCGAGTACCGCGCCGCGCAGGGCACCACCGGCCCGCTGTTCATCGGCAAGGACACCCACGCGCTCTCCTCCCCCGCCTGGAAGACGGCGATCGAGGTGCTGCACGCCAACGGCGTCGAGGTGCTCGCCGAACGCGAGGACGAGTACACCCCCACCCCCGCCGTGTCGCGCGCCATCATCCGCTACAACATGGACCGTCGCGACGGCCTGGCCGACGGCATCGTCGTGACGCCGTCGCACAACCCGCCCCGCGACGGCGGCTTCAAGTACAACCCGCCAAACGGCGGCCCCGCCGACACCGACGCGACCAAGGTGATCGCGGCCCGCGCGAACGAGTTGCTCGGCGACTTCCGCTCCATCAAGCGTCACCCGTACGAGCAGATCGCGGGCGAGGTCACGCGCTACGACTACCGGACCCCGTACTGCAGCGAGTTGACGCAGGTCCTCAACCTTGACGCGATCCGCAACTCGGGCCTGCGGCACGGCGCCGACCCGATGGGCGGGGCCTCCGTGCAGTACTGGGAGTTCCTCGCCGAGCAGGGCCTGCCCATCGAGGTCGTCAACCCGGTCGTCGATCCGACGTGGCGGTTCATGACGCTCGATACCGACGGCAAGATCCGGATGGACTGCTCCTCCCCCAACGCGATGGCCTCCCTGGTTCGGCAGCGCGGCGCCTATTCGCTCGCGACGGGCAACGACGCCGACTCCGACCGGCACGGCATCGTGACCCCCGACGCGGGCCTGATGAACCCCAATGCCTACCTGGCGGTCGCCATCAACTACCTGTTCGCGAACCGTCCCGGCTGGTCGCCCGAGGCTGGCGTCGGCAAGACGCTCGTGTCGAGTTCGCTGATCGACAAGGTGGCGGCGAAGCTGGGTCGACGCCTCGTCGAGGTCCCCGTCGGGTTCAAGTGGTTCGTGCCGGGCCTGACGGACGGGTCGATCGGCTTCGGCGGCGAGGAGTCCGCCGGCGCCTCGTTCCTGACGATGGCTGGCACCACCTGGACGACCGACAAGGACGGCATCCTGCTCGCCCTGCTGGCCTCCGAGATCCTGGCGGTCACGGGCACGACCCCGAGCCAGCACTACGCGGACCTGGAGGCCGAGTTCGGCAGGTCCTACTACGCGCGGGTCGACGCCGACGCCAACCGCGACCAGAAGGCCCGCCTGTCGAAGCTGAGTTCCGAGGACGTCACCGTCACGGAACTCGCGGGTGAGCCGATCACGGCGGTCCTGTCGCACGCCCCCGGTAACGACGCGGCGATCGGCGGCATCAAGGTGACCACCGACAACGCCTGGTTCGCGGCCCGCCCCTCCGGCACCGAGGACAAGTACAAGATCTACGCCGAGTCTCTCAAGAGCGCCGAACACCTCGCCGAGGTGCAGGCGGCGGCCAAGACGCTCGTCGACGCGGCCCTGAACGCCTGA
- a CDS encoding PH domain-containing protein translates to MSLLGRLLEPDIEAHLLTVEGEVVIDEVRKHWAATFGWHCLIALSIPLFIAMIPLKGLFWVPMALGLACLALGIWKVHVAFMDRFVITNMRVFRVHGVFNTHLATMPMSRILDISMMRPLMGQLCGYGHFVFESAAQDQGLRDIRYVGHPEQRDLTIQRVIQLSGLRQTMQVERWAVDEDGTEEDGT, encoded by the coding sequence GTGAGCCTCCTGGGGCGACTCCTGGAGCCCGACATCGAGGCACACCTGCTCACCGTCGAGGGCGAGGTCGTCATCGACGAGGTCCGCAAACACTGGGCCGCGACCTTCGGGTGGCACTGCCTGATCGCGCTCAGCATCCCGCTGTTCATCGCCATGATCCCGCTCAAGGGACTCTTCTGGGTGCCCATGGCGCTGGGGCTCGCCTGCCTCGCGCTGGGGATCTGGAAGGTGCACGTCGCGTTCATGGACCGCTTCGTGATCACCAACATGCGGGTGTTCCGGGTGCACGGGGTGTTCAACACGCACCTGGCCACGATGCCGATGAGCCGGATCCTCGACATCTCGATGATGCGCCCCCTGATGGGGCAGTTGTGCGGGTACGGGCACTTCGTCTTCGAGTCCGCAGCGCAGGACCAGGGCCTTCGCGACATCCGCTACGTCGGGCACCCCGAGCAGCGGGACCTGACCATCCAGCGTGTCATCCAACTCTCCGGCCTGCGTCAGACCATGCAGGTCGAGCGGTGGGCCGTCGACGAGGACGGCACCGAGGAGGACGGCACCTAG
- the mce gene encoding methylmalonyl-CoA epimerase — MENSDLFICIDHVGLAVPDLDEAIKFHSEVFGWRELHREINEEQGVAEAMIGTGEQGEENAKIQLLAPLNENSTIAKFLDRNGPGMQQLAYRVADLDHVSEVLRERGMRLLFPEAKRGTGGSRINFVHPKDARGVLLELVELPKEPAEH; from the coding sequence ATGGAGAATTCAGATCTTTTCATCTGCATCGATCACGTCGGCCTTGCCGTCCCCGACCTGGACGAGGCCATCAAGTTCCATAGCGAGGTCTTCGGGTGGCGCGAACTGCACCGCGAGATCAACGAGGAGCAGGGCGTCGCCGAGGCGATGATCGGCACCGGCGAGCAGGGCGAGGAGAACGCCAAGATCCAGCTTCTCGCGCCGCTCAACGAGAACTCGACGATCGCCAAGTTCCTCGACCGCAACGGCCCCGGCATGCAGCAGCTTGCCTACCGCGTCGCGGACCTTGACCACGTCTCCGAGGTGCTGCGCGAGCGCGGCATGCGTCTGCTGTTCCCCGAGGCCAAGCGTGGCACCGGCGGCTCGCGCATCAACTTCGTGCACCCCAAGGACGCCCGTGGCGTGCTGCTCGAGCTCGTCGAGCTCCCCAAGGAGCCCGCGGAGCACTGA
- a CDS encoding DivIVA domain-containing protein — translation MTDSNRDLDTEETGLNLFEDSASAAGNFPHAMLGYDRHSVDSYVREVEAKVTQLKMQLRESSREVEYVRSEVGTTDFTRLGAHATGLLKAAEAQAGDLIDKAQHESERIKTEARRTASALREAAQQEADDVRLTGLSGLRQLRQEQADAGAAALEKARRDADMMIADAKQRAKSIVDAANQKSDALLETARVEGLRREQEAERKATEIIATAQKSSEDSLTKTLATAKAAEDSITERLAQAEKEVEAAAARAKESSDEAATIRTDAVKQAEEIRLAATRQSEDTLTAMRERARDQETDLEERIAWRKEQLTREIASLEARRSNALGQLNNLRALAEESGAQFSEDPTTVITRDEEK, via the coding sequence GTGACTGACTCGAATCGCGATCTCGACACGGAAGAGACCGGCCTGAACCTCTTTGAGGACAGCGCTTCCGCGGCTGGGAACTTCCCCCACGCGATGCTCGGCTACGACAGACACTCGGTGGACAGCTACGTCCGCGAGGTCGAGGCGAAGGTGACGCAACTGAAGATGCAGTTGCGCGAGTCCTCCCGCGAGGTCGAGTACGTCCGGAGCGAGGTCGGCACCACCGACTTCACCCGCCTCGGCGCCCACGCCACCGGCCTGCTGAAGGCCGCGGAGGCGCAGGCGGGCGACCTGATCGACAAGGCGCAACACGAGTCGGAGCGGATCAAGACCGAGGCCCGCCGCACCGCATCGGCGCTGCGCGAGGCGGCGCAGCAGGAGGCCGACGACGTCCGGCTGACCGGCCTGTCCGGGCTGCGGCAACTGCGCCAGGAGCAGGCGGATGCGGGCGCGGCGGCGCTCGAGAAGGCCCGCCGCGACGCGGACATGATGATCGCCGACGCCAAGCAGCGAGCCAAGTCCATCGTCGACGCCGCCAACCAGAAGAGCGACGCTCTCCTGGAGACGGCGAGGGTCGAGGGCCTGCGGCGCGAGCAGGAGGCCGAGCGTAAGGCCACCGAGATCATCGCAACGGCGCAGAAGTCCTCCGAGGACTCCCTCACGAAGACCCTTGCCACGGCCAAGGCGGCAGAGGACTCCATCACGGAGCGCCTCGCGCAGGCCGAGAAGGAGGTCGAGGCCGCCGCGGCACGCGCGAAGGAGTCGTCGGACGAAGCCGCCACGATCCGCACCGACGCCGTCAAGCAGGCCGAGGAGATCCGGCTCGCGGCGACCCGCCAGTCCGAGGACACCCTGACGGCGATGCGTGAACGGGCCCGCGACCAGGAGACCGACCTGGAGGAGCGCATCGCCTGGCGCAAGGAGCAGTTAACCCGTGAGATCGCCTCGCTCGAGGCACGCCGCTCCAACGCGCTCGGCCAACTCAACAACCTGCGTGCCCTCGCCGAGGAGTCCGGCGCGCAGTTCAGCGAAGACCCGACAACGGTGATCACCCGCGACGAGGAAAAGTGA